TGATTAGTctgagcgaagaaaaaaaaatcagggcGTAAACGTTCGCATTACATACGAACGTTGTAATCGTTAATAGTCATAAAAAAGTGATGCAACAAAGTCCAACAAAGTGGGAATTAGGATGGAACAAGAATGTTATGACGTTaattaaaatggaaatatgATGAAGACGTGATTCAGGATAAAGAATCGTGTAAGCTGTGTTCGTATCGATGTTAGTTCATCAAAGCGATGAAGCATAAATGTTCACGTGATACTATCGACGGTGTCAACTACGCGCACAATCATAACAATCGACATCGTCACCATGTCATAAAGTTCTGGCTGAAATCGAGAACAACAACGAGAACGCGGTGATCAAACAAATGTGATGTTAATAATACAGAAACGAGCGCTAAGCGATAAGCCACGTTGTTCATCCGTCGACACGTTAATCCTCGTTGGCTATTGGTAATTTGTTGTTTGCTGGCACCAACTAAATATTGTTGTTAAGGTTTAAAATTTGTGGCCGTCCCTCCAGTATAGTTGACTAAAAGTGCTTAAGTAGGTCCTGTACAGAAAAGACCGTATACTTTTTCTACGCTAGGGAAAGCTTGCATGGGAAAATAAGATGAGAATAGGACAAATTGTCAAGCACTAGGTTATGTTTCGTGCATTTCCGCATCAACAGTGTTTTCTCCCCACTCTCCACCTCTAAAACATCGCACCACTGAAAATTTCGTATCTTAGCAACAAACAACTTCAATTCATCATAGATTTCTGCCTTATGTCATTCTCCGAGACTCGGAAAGTAAACATGCTGATAAAGTTCCGGGGAAAAAGACGGTTGTGCGAAAGCTCGGTCAGCTCTTGGCGTAGTCGAACTCTCATTCTGCTTGATGCGGAAACAAAGTGGACTTTTTCTGGAACACGTGTCAGCAAAGGTCACGAACACACTTTTTCGCATGATCGCTGGTCATCTCTTCGTAAAATCCATAGACGAATTGATCGCATTATTTTCATGTTCTCAAATACGATCAATAGGCGAAGCGAATTCGTTACAATTTGAGCAAATATTAACAACGCTCATAATCATGAACGTTTACTTAAAGAAAAGTCCCATCAATGATATTCTCTATCCATTTATatactatttatatttaagtttgttttatatatttatagaTGAAAGTTTAGATCGGCAAATTGtggagaaataataaaaaaaaaaaaacggccgtgAATAAAGGGAGTCGGTGCAAATAATCTGCGCTGCAAGTTGtagatttcattcattcttcttcttaacgACAGTttatcacgaaactgatgtaGTTGGACAAGTTAAGGAGAATTATAGAGTTCGGGGCGTTTAATACGAATATCAGCGTGGTCCCTCTCAATTTCCTCTAATCGTCTAAAAaagcggcgtgggaaacgacgTTTGTTCCTGCGAAGTACATGAGAACGCAACACAGTTGTGCACGCctcgcgtccacgagcgagcggtcggtaatcgatgaggtctcctcagcagccaaTTCATGTAAAAGCAATAAAGAATAGGTTGTTGAAGGACCTGAAGAGTGCGTAAGGTTCTGGACgattaggagaaattgagcgaggccacgctcatattcgtaactTAGACCCCGAACTCTATACTTCTCCAGCGGTTTTCCAACTACTTCGGGTTCTTAATACGGTGTTTTTAAAGTGAATGTTTCAATACCCAAGTTAGGAAATGGAATCAAACACTGAATCCATGGCTTTAGATATACATTATGTGTTTAAAATTTGCTTACCGGACCGAAGCCAATTTTAAATTCTCTTAACGAAAGAGTTTCTTAAGGAGTaagatgaagaattttgtTAAGGCGTTCGtaaggaagaagaaactttcaatttttttaaaaaccgtCTTCTCACTAGACAGTTCACATCAGAAATTCATGAGGTAGTGTCGAATAAGCAGAATTCGACCTACTAGGCCACTAGCTACTACCGTTGTCGACCTCTCTAAAACGTCACCCGGAAGGTTCACATATTCGAACATAGCTGGGATAAAACGTCATAAATATCCCATTGCAATATCATCCACCCATCCTGTGTGAGAAATCTCGTGGATTCTTCAGACTTCCTGGACGTCCCCGAATATCCactaacaaaatgaaaaatctttttgattatgggacatttatttatttgtttgtttgtttgtttgtttactacCCTCAGTGAGAGTGTAAAAAAGGAACATTAACGATctaacgagaaagaaatagaataagtATAGACATAAACAAATATAGAAAACTGGGATCTCAGAATTTCCTACAGTTTCCCTCCTACAGTTACAGTACATTCGTGTGatgaaaaacgaatgaagatACTCCTCGTTAAGGCACAAGGTGAAGAATTCTGGTGTGAAATTAAACGAGTGAGGCCATCGGTCGTCGTTCATGGataaaattaccaaaaaaggGCAGCCAGCTGCAAAACGGTTGTTGCAACGGATCGTAGTTTTggtaaaaatattgaaagtaGGCAGTCGAAGAAGGCAATACTGGAAGGAAACTGGCAGGAACTAACTattcgatctttttttttctccttcaaggTAACGCAACGCATTCAATTGTACACTAATTCGAATTTGCCCGCATCTCATGTGCAAGATAACAGCAATCACAGTCGTcaatctctttctttttttctgactgcATTATCGTTGAATTAGATGTGACTTTATGAGTAATTTTCCGAACATACTATGAACATTACAACAATTTTCTCTGTCACAAAGGGAACTTCTCCTATGTACATAATTAGGACAGCTCATCCCGTTGGCTCGACCGACCAAAATGCACAaatggtgttttttcttcggtaTTATCAGTTAACATATTTATTCTGGCCCCTACCTCCAAAAATTCTACGTTTATTTTCGTGTGGCGATATGTGACTCGTTTCGTTTTCAAGTCTGTGACAGAGACGTCGTCAAGGCTACATGACAATCATGGGCTATTAGGAATTgccacacgaaaaaaaaagaacaacgaaATTCTTGTCGTTGTTCACTGGGAAGTGCAGCTTTAGCTGAATATCCTGATCAGATCTATCTGATGATAATTTTTGATCCACTGGACATCGTCACTGCTGCGAAATGCGGCCATTAATGAGTCGTTAGCTCACTTCAACGTCTCAGGAATAATCTTCTAAAGAAACTCGTGTCTGACCACCTGTTCACAACGAAACTTATTTTGCTTTGGGAGCCTGATAGgggaaattattttgtttgtcaGACTGAGAAGCACTTtgctttttatattttataaattttagaTTGTCGGGTATGTATTTCAAGTGAATTTTATCCcaataattttgaattgtgataaaatgaacaggaaggatgagtgcacTGCGATCACTAACGAACTAGCTCCATATCAAAatctgtgcgggttttgatctacgggcggGCTGTCAGGACCCCATAAAAAACCGTTGTGACTCaaagttgtggtacgtggcgGTCTGCTGCGTTACcgagtctagctaatgaggtaagcactagccaatgtgttgctgtttcagtttgcctaccgtttggatgttttctgtagggtgatgaggcgcttgagaggataaatcactaatggctttggaTTTTCccggctctgacgaaggcgataactccgaaacgttagctgttaataaatatcaataccaaccTTAGCCAcaactcaagcaaatcaataaaaaagctacgtattcaacatgccaagattcaaggacagtcgaacatgggcaattttaaattgaaaattttcagctgTTTGCTTAACAAACCACTTGGAAAAATGTGATACCATCGACTTCTGGAGAGGAATGTCCCTGGTTTCTTACGTACCTGGTCTGCAGCGATAATATGGCGTCCAATCGagaaatttatctttttttcctttagtttGTAAGAGTGTACTTCTAAAGGTCTTGCTTTGCTGTGACTATTTAGCaaacacaaaatgaaaaacgatAATAATCAATCTATGGCATCGAACATTTTCAAGGACAATGGTTAGGATCCTAAGATGGAATTTCCTTTCAGCGGCATCTTTGAGATTGGCTTTATTGTCGAAGTAACGGATATCAGGGAGAGTGAGTTGGGTTATCTATACTTTCCTCGTAAAGGAAGTTCTGAAAGTCGATGGTGTCGTGGAACTGCGACATTCTATCCTCACTAATGAGtccaacggaaaaaaatgccTTTCACaggatgtaaaaaaaagctcaggaAAAGTCAGACTATACGATGTAATTGAGCAACAACATGTATCGATAGAAACATTCACATAAATGTAAAACGTCACTACTAAAAATTCCACTTTGacgagaaaaattggaaaatatttATGAAGACAGATGAGGAACTAGAAGAGACGGAACATAACCCTGTTAACCCCTTTAGCttgaaaaacaaggaaaattttcatgttttaattggtaaaaaaatttcgtgaaaaaaaagaagtagaaggaAGTGACTTGATGAGACAAGTGGACAAAAGAACATCCATTTGGTCCCGGTGAGAACCAAGAAAGCATAGTGGGTATTTCTGACTGTCTTGTGTAAAAAATAAGCAAGTatacagaaagaaataaacaagtactttattttttttctgcatgaaTATAACAGTTCTGCATTATTTTGTGACACTGTAGAGAATAGAAAATTGGAGAAGGAGACGAGATTTTAGATAAGGTAAAACATTGTAACTAAGCTGATACAAAAAATTTGTGCCAATACTAGCAGCCAGAGTATATTGCATTGTAATGATATTAGTCATGCGTATGTATCATAAAAGTGCGACACGCCGAATGTTTGGACACCTTTCAGAATTCAGTGCTGTCGACAATCATACTGAATCTTTTTACGAATTTCGTCTTCGTTTCTGATCCATTGTATTctcattcttatttattaaaggcatcaccccacgaatctgaggggtAGGGATTTGAGGTGCAGTactcgtatacgagatcgtatattatggagaggggggtgattccgttcatttcttcctaattgctgtaaaaaaaacagccgggaagatgtggcgcgtgcgcaaggctggcgcgctccaatcgaactctttgtggaaaatagtgcgccggattACTCGAAGACGTAtcgcccgttttttacggcaaataggaagaaatggacggaatcatctccctctccgtagtctcccatcccgtatacgaatactccacctgaaatctgcaccaccacagattcgtggggcgatgcctttaacttcgtTTAATTAACGATTGTCAAAATAGATGAACACCATGACAACCATGCATGCGGAATTTTGTCTAACTAACCaaaatttatcctttaccttcgattacatatagtcgggtcaaaacgacatgaagaacggacagttgcgtaagcggctacgcgctcgaagcggtgcggtggagacagtggTTCGAATAGAGCTGGGACCGTgtcgaactgcagagatggatggCGGTAGCTCaatcgctgcgctccaccgcgccgcttcgaatgcagccgcttacgcaactgttcgtgcttcgtgtcgttttgacaaaACTGTAGATCGCAAAACCTGAAAATCCTCTAGGTTTACGATTAGCAAAAGCTTATTTGTCCATATGTAAACAGAAATTTAGTTGTCTAGTGCGGATATTatgtttagcttttttttttagtatggTTTGTGTTTCTTAGTATGGTTGTTTAGTGTGGATTTTGATGAGACCATGACGAGAGAATTGACCTATctagttttaattttcaaaaatttattacttatccaccgatttcaacgctaattTATCGGCGAAACCGAAGGAAGACAagagaaggatgaaaaaagcCCTGAAAAGTTATGATTCTCATTCGGAGCACGGGTGTAAGCTAATCATTGGGAATTTATGAGAGATATGTACaagcttaaaaaaatctgtcgaattatttttattagcaaCAGTTTTGGTCCTACCATAGATGTAATAAGCAGGACGAATTCATTGTTGATGTGGGTTTGGTATAACTTAGAGAGGAAAAGTCAACTAAACCGGCTTTCCTTATTTTGACAAACTTGTCCACTGAATAATGAGCTCGTTCGGTCGATGAAAGTCGTTGAAGTGAACAGGttattcgaataaaaaaacgTAGAGTGGTTTTGATTGACGTGTTTCTGCGAAGCATGGAAACAGTGTCTGTGCCGTTTCTTTCATTGAGCTTATCCTTACCTGTTTCTCCACACATCCTACTAATGCCCGGAGTAGATTTGGGAATTTTAGTGTGCTGTGTGtggagagtgatgctaggagtatcccgtttcgcGCAAGTAAGgaacgggattcgaagttctctcctacgtcaacgatcgaagattagagacgccgaagcgtttgccaaggaaagtaaaataaggtgggccggacacgtgatgcgctttaatgacaaccgttggaccagagccgtgaacgactgggttccccgcgatattaggcgcactacaggaagaccgccatcccgatggtcagatttcttcacgaagtcttccaaagaaaaatatgatgctcttcgtgtcctacgcgaaaggaggaaccactgggccaCTATGGCACGCGATCGttacaaatggaagaattattggcgcccgctcgaccagttcgaagatcaacgggagtcaaggtgatcaaggtggcgggtgtagcgcagttggtaagaggttccgctgtgctTGGACGATCGATCAATGTCTCGAGATCATCCTAGTGTTAATGAACACTCTCCCTCCGGGATCAATAAACTGGAACTAgtcttgtctggaaggattaAAAAAACACGACTCGTTACATCGGATAGCGCGTGCAGGTTATCGCAAAcgctagacacgcgttcgttAACCCCAAATGATCCTAAACATTGCCTCATCTcaagcggaatgattaactccggagaatttttctttaatattctGCTTGAAAGCGAAGAGAAAACATCGCCTCCGTGGCTCTTGTTTTTAGGAATTATATTATCGTGAAGCCCCCAAAAATTCAGGATTAAAAGAACCCCCAGAAAACGACCAACAAAAATTGTGAAGCTGAAATAAAGCGGAAGTATGTTCTGATTATTTGACTGAAGAGTGAAAAAAGGGCTCACTAAGTTTGTATGGAATGATTTTATGcaaggagaaattttattgatgcagttgcattcgacttcaaattaaattattactgTATCTGTCCAAACTCTGATTGATCACATAAATGTCAATAAAGGCTTTAGCTCTCATTAGTACCACAATCCCCCCAAAAGTCTTTCATCGAATCCCTTGAATACAATATTTTGATGTCGAGAGATGATCAAAAAGTGATATTtaagatttaaaggcatcaccccacgaatctgaggtggtgcagatttcaggtggagtattcgtatatgggatggaagactacggagagggggggggggtgattccgtccatttcttcctaattgccgtaaaaaacggcccggaagatacggcttcattcgttttggcgcaccattttgtacaagaggttcgattggagcgcgccagtcctgtgcggcgtcgcatcttccgggccgttttttacggcaattagcaagaaatggacggaatcacctccctctccgtagtctcccatcccgtatacgaatactccacctgaaatctgcaccatctcagattcgtgggctgatgtcTTTAAGAAGATTTTGAGAGTTTACATTACTGAACGTAAGAAGGATAATCATTGATCTTAtgtttttgggattttttttccaggatctCCAGACATCGTTATGTGCAAGTTATGTACTAAAATGTTGCTTTAAAGgtgtcaccccacgaatccgacgtggtatggatttccgctTTTCCCGCGGTTTCACTCACCTCGTCAGACTCTGCCTTTAACAACGCTTGTTTACGGAGAGAGTttgaaaattaagaagaagtaGCTAGGACTGAGCAGTTGGAATGGAAAATACGAATACTAGTTCCTAGCACTATGCAGtacaaagaaatgaacaaagaaGTTAATAGAGAATGAGATTATTACCATAACCTATAAGAAATCTTATCATCTCAAGTCCGAGGAGAGTCGGTTTCTGATCGAACACTCAGAATGTCAGAGGGAAAGAGGGGGAAAGGGGGTTGAGGGAGTGAAGGGGGGAAGGGTAAGGGAGGGATCCTGTTGTTGCGTTTACCATAGTCGCAATATTCCCGTGTAGGGCTGCTCGAAACGTTTCCGATGTTGCATCTTTGCCGAACTGAATTCAGCGAcgtcgaaaaaagaagatatatTTCTATGAGAAGCGATTATCATGTAAAATCTATACAAATATTCACGTCTTGAAATCCTACAAAAGCGCAATTGTTGATTATTCACAGAAAAATGTCCATCATTCAAATCATATGCGCAATTTTGTGactgaatagaaaattttaagcagtagAGAAATCATATGATTGCAGTCTCAGTCGTTGTTCCTTTTCCACATGAAAGTACTGGTAAGTATGAAGGTTTTCCACAGTAAAGTATAAGTTCAGAactcaacaaacaacaaaacacaacaaaaacatttagTGTTGAAagtttttacttttcaaagaatttgggGTACTGTGTACAAGAAAGAGTACAACACACTGCTGGTGATATTTCTAAGAATCggaaatggaagaagaaacCACGAAATGACACTTACGACTTTGcgtttaaaaggataaaggagaaagttactggcgtatcaatccacttaggatgcgccaacgcatttttactgcagttcgtaatcgttgaggttttggaactcctgtcggcttatacaatgacttccggggcAAGCCGATGTgtctagtcagtgtttttatcctcccagacaagtctaataccaatttattgaccccagatggatgaaaggtttgatgAGCACTAGAATTCGAACCTCTGTTTGATGgtgtagacagcggaacctcttaccgattgcgctacacccgtcccatCCTGCGGCATCCCGTTACGATTCACAATTGGGAGATAGTATTAATTGTCGAATGTGGAGAAAGCCTTTCCCCAAATACACCTTCAGTGAGGATGACCTGGATGTTACGCGACGTTTATGGGTCAAAGACACCTAGAAACCAGCATCAGAGGGCAATCTTGCCGTCTCGAGATTCGCAAGAGTCGCATCCGCTATTATGCCCTTCCTTCTAAGCGGTACTGGCCTACACCATTCCAAAAGCTCCGTATCCGATCGTATAGTGGCGGATGAAATCGAAAATCGAACTTCGATACGTCGATAACCCTTTCTTGTGGACACACTCTATATACGGTGTGCATTCTGCGAAGTCAAGGGACAGCACAACAGTGATTGTTGCCTAAAACCTGGACGTCATAAGATCTGTTCATCCGTTATCCCAGAGACGGTCGGGCATGTCTATGAGAATTACAGGGAGTTTCGAAGAAACGTAGAGA
This window of the Necator americanus strain Aroian chromosome III, whole genome shotgun sequence genome carries:
- a CDS encoding hypothetical protein (NECATOR_CHRIII.G12334.T1); translated protein: MLGVSRFAQVRNGIRSSLLRQRSKIRDAEAFAKESKIRWAGHVMRFNDNRWTRAVNDWVPRDIRRTTGRPPSRWSDFFTKSSKEKYDALRVLRERRNHWATMARDRYKWKNYWRPLDQFEDQRESR